The following coding sequences are from one Nicotiana tabacum cultivar K326 chromosome 1, ASM71507v2, whole genome shotgun sequence window:
- the LOC142163531 gene encoding uncharacterized protein LOC142163531 has product MENFTPKLKVTKVMWEFPSAGWLKVNTDGASRGNPGRSSIGFCIRNEKGDIVKSVGKEIEETTNIVAEAKAMVEALRFCRSHQYSHVWLQTDSVLLKKIMDGIWKPPWIISEQVEEMMQLMNGSNYKVTHIHREGNKLADHLANYALDYGEIECQQFCHLDAQGRRLVNEDKLQCPNLRVKVNRR; this is encoded by the coding sequence ATGGAAAACTTCACTCCTAAACTTAAGGTTACAAAAGTTATGTGGGAATTTCCAAGTGCAGGATGGCTAAAAGTTAATACGGATGGTGCATCGAGAGGAAATCCAGGCAGGAGCTCAATAGGTTTTTGTATAAGAAATGAAAAGGGTGACATAGTTAAGTCAGTAGGGAAAGAGATTGAGGAGACAACAAACATAGTAGCTGAAGCGAAGGCCATGGTAGAAGCACTAAGGTTCTGCAGATCGCATCAATACTCACATGTATGGCTTCAAACTGACTCAGTGTTATTAAAAAAGATTATGGATGGGATCTGGAAACCACCATGGATCATCTCTGAGCAGGTAGAGGAAATGATGCAACTAATGAATGGGAGCAATTACAAAGTTACTCATATTCATAGGGAGGGCAACAAgctggcagatcacttggctaaTTATGCTTTAGATTATGgagaaatagaatgccaacaaTTCTGCCATCTAGATGCACAAGGAAGGAGGTTGGTTAATGAAGATAAGCTGCAATGTCCAAATCTAAGGGTGAAGGTGAACAGGAGATAG